The following proteins are encoded in a genomic region of Amphiura filiformis chromosome 11, Afil_fr2py, whole genome shotgun sequence:
- the LOC140164186 gene encoding uncharacterized protein has product MQLFKSTVESVLLYRCEALVITDTLGNSIDASHRALMRYCLGVHFPDRLSNDNLYARAKVAPATLTLTRNRLRIVGHAIRRPELPLSIILHPNNQATEAYRRGGALRRTYLAQLIGDLNAINLRIKDAFRIAQNRTEWQRLMGSMG; this is encoded by the coding sequence ATGCAACTCTTCAAGTCCACTGTCGAATCTGTTCTCCTATACCGCTGTGAAGCTTTGGTTATCACAGACACATTGGGTAATTCCATTGACGCTTCTCACCGTGCCCTGATGCGCTACTGCCTTGGAGTGCATTTTCCAGATCGCCTATCAAACGACAATCTGTATGCCAGGGCAAAAGTTGCACCCGCGACATTGACACTCACACGCAACAGGCTACGGATTGTGGGCCACGCAATAAGGAGACCGGAACTGCCACTTTCCATCATCCTCCATCCTAACAATCAGGCCACAGAAGCCTATCGCCGTGGTGGTGCACTTCGCCGCACATATCTAGCTCAGCTCATAGGCGATCTCAACGCCATTAACTTGAGAATCAAGGACGCCTTCAGAATAGCGCAAAACCGCACAGAATGGCAGAGACTTATGGGATCTATGGGATAA